The sequence TAGGCCGGTATCGCGTCGAGCCGGAACGCGGGCTGGACGGTGCGCCGCTGCCGGCGGTGCCGGGGCCCGTTCGCGGTGGCCACGCCCTCCTTGCCGAGCAGTCCCTCCAGGGATTCCCACAGCGGGCCGGCGATGTGGAAGTCGGGGCTGAGGGCCAGGGCTCCGGTGAGCGCCGGCGTGGTGACGGCGTACACCGTCTTGGGACCGAGTTTCAGGCGTACGACGTCGCCGTGCTCGCGCAGCGCGGACATGAAGGCGAGCGGGTCGCGGACCAGTCTCAGGCCGTGCCCGAGGACGGGCAGGGCTCCGCCGGCCAGGGGTGGTTCGGCGAGCGGGGGCGTGCCGGAAGTGGCGGGGGTCCGGGGCTTCACCGGCTCGACGGTCATTTCTCACCTGCCGCTTCGTTCGTGACGTACGGGGGCGTGGCGCGGTCGTCCCAGCTGTCGACCATGTACCTGCCGGACTCGTGGTGGAACCAGTAGACGGAACTGAACCAGTTGCGCATATTGCCGACGCAGCTGCGGACGGCGCTGCCCAGTTTCCGGCCGCGTGCCGTACCGTCGTCGATCTGCCGGGCCAGTACGAGGGCGTTCCGCTCGGCTTCGAGGAATTCGCCGACGCATTCCTCGACGCGCCGTCTGATGTCGTCCACCGCTTCTTCGAGGGTCAGCCCGGCATGGGTGACGAGGCTGATGCCGAGATTGTGCACCTCGTCGCCGGCGATTTCCTTCGGCAGTGAGCAGAGGTCGTTGTACCAGGCGGCGAATTCCTGGCTGAGCAGCGCCGCCCGGCGGTACACGGGATTTTTCCGCACGGCTTCCGGGAGTTCACAGCCGGCGGCGGGTTCCAGCAGATCCGTCCATATCCAGTGGGCGAAGGTGAGCCGGCGCAGCGCGAGATACTCCTCGACGGCGGGGATGTGCCCCTCGGCGCGGTTGCGGAACTCGCGGTCGTAGGCCTCGATCACGGCGTGGAAGTGCCGGGCGAACCGCCGGTTCCAGGTGTGCGACAGGAAGCCGTACAGCCGCAGCACGCTCTCCGCGAAGCCGGCCACGAGGGGGTCGGGGTGGTGCAGATGGGACCGGGGTGCGTCCAGGGCCGCGTGCAGCCGGTGGCGCAGCCGCCGCCAGTCGGCGGCCCGGCCGTGGACGATGTCGCGGTCGTGGCGGTCGTCCCAGACGAAGAACCAGGCGCTGTAGTCGGCTATGGCCTGCAGGACCTCGTCCGGGGCACCCAGGTAGTAGCCCGCCATGAGGTCCGTGTAGCACAGTCCATCGGCATATTCCGCGACCTTGTCCGCCGGCATCAGCCGCTTTTCCAGCAGCCACAGCCGCGTCTTCTCCTGAAGCTTTGGCCAATACGGGTGCAGGTGCCGTGGAAAGGAGGACTCGATCACCGGGAGTGCCAGTGACGGTGGGACTACGGCCGCCGTCGCCGTCGCCGTGGTGCTGTGTGGGAAAGCTTGCACAGAACAAACCCCTCTCAGCCGCCAGGAGCGCACACCTCTCCCCTTGTGCCGAGTGTGCGCCGTTGCGTATCCCCGTGCTTACATTCAGCACCACAAGTGACCGCCGTGGGAACGGATTTGCTCTACTCACCACCCCAAAGTGGCGAGACTGCCCCCTTGTCTGACTGATTGACGGGCACCGGGGCGGTGGAACGAAACGGCCGCACGACGCGCGGACGAGGGCGGACGGCGGCAGCACGAAGGCGCCCGGCCGGGAGGAATCCCGGCCGGGCGCCGCAGCGGACCCGAGGGGGGTCAGTCGTTGGCGACCACGGGGTAGCGCGGCTCGTTCTCGGCCATCTGCCGCAGCGCGTCCTTGCGGTCCCGCTTGGAGAGGCGGTCGATGTACAGGTAGCCGTAGAGGTGGTCGGTCTCGTGCTGGAGGCAGCGCGCGAAGTAGCCGGTGCCCCGGACCTTGATCGGGTTGCCCCGCTCGTCCTGGCCGGTCACCTCGGCGTAGTCGGGACGCGCGAGCGCGGCGTACGCCGTGGGAACGGACAGGCAGCCTTCGTTGCTGTCGTCGAGTCGGCGGCGCTCGGCGGGCAGGTCGACCAGCTTCGGGTTGCACACCACGCCGACGTGCCGGACACCCTCGTCGTCCTGGCAGTCGTAGACGAAGACCTTCCGGTCGACACCGATCTGGTTGGCGGCCAGGCCCACGCCCTCGGCGGTGCGCTGGCTCGCGAACATGTCGGCGACCAGCTGCTGGAGCTCCTCGCCGAACTCGGTGACGTCCTGGCACTCCTTGTGCAGGACCGGGTTGCCGACGACCGTGATCGGCCGCGAGGTGCCGCGCTCACGCCAGGCATGCTCGCGCTCCTCGCAGTTCTCCGTGTCGACGACATAGCCCTCGTCGTCGACGGGGAGCACGCCCGCGTGCTGCTGATCGGTGTCCTGCTGCGCCATGACCGACGTACGCCTTCCTCAAAGAACAGGGGGAGATGTTGCTGCTACAGGTTACGTGTACGCGCCCCTCAGGGGCGCGGGGAACGGCGCGACCGGTCATGACGGCGCCGCGGCCGGACCCGCCTCAGCACACCTCTTCGAGATCCCGCCAGTCACGCGAATCCGGACTGTCGGCGACCCATCCGTCGAGCAGCCCCCGGACCAGCGAGGCCGGCGCGGCCAGCCCGCACTCCCGCTCGGGCACCCACAGCTGCCCGTCCGTCCGGTGCCCCAGCGGCCCGGGATGCCCCGGCTCGCTGTGGTCGTGCGGGTCCAGGTGCACCCCCTCCCCCTCGTCGGAGGGCATCCGGGACTCGCTGCACATCCGGCACAGCAGCCGCACCGAGGACGACCAGTCCTCCGCGGCGAACCCCGCGTCGGCGGCCAGCTGCTCCAGCGCGTCCCGGTCGGCCTCGGTGGCCGCCTCCAGCAGGACCACCCAGGTGGGCACCGGCGACGGCGCCCACAACTCGATCTCGTCGAAGACCGGGTAGGAGTGCCCGGTGGAGGTGGTGCGCTCGCCGTGCGGGACGCCGTCGTGCAGCACGACCTCGCCCCAGCGCCGCCCGGACGAGGGCAGCGGGATGGACAGCACCTCCAGCCGGGCCGGGTCCAGCCGGCGGCCCCAGACGACCTCGGCCTCGCCTTCCGGGGACAGCCGTACCGCCGCGCTGCCCAGCTCCATGCCGAGCGGCTCGGCGGAGGCGGCGGAGCCCCCGGGCACCTTCAGCCCGTACGCCTGCCAGGCGCGGCGGGCCAGCGGCCAGTCCTGGAGGGCGGTCGCGGCGATGCCGACGTTCCACCAGTCGGGCGCTCCGGTGTCCCGGTCGAGCAGGGCGACCGCGCGCAGTCCGGCCGCGCGGGCCTGTTCCCAGTCGTGCCGGAACTTGTGCAGCAGGGCGAGGTTGAACCAGGACTCCGACAGCCAGGGTTCGAGATCGGCGGCGCGTGTCAGCAGTTCGCCCGCGTCCTCGTACCGGCCGTCGCCGATGAGTGTGAACGCGCGGTCCGTGGCCTGCCGCCAGGAGGCGGAGGGCCGGTGCCGTCCCTTGCCGAAGATCCTCACGTTTCCCGCCTGCCAGTTCCATTTCCCGCTGTGGGCTGGCTTGTGCCCCCGGACACCCTCTCCCTCGCATCCAACCACGTACGGCGGGAAAGGTGCTCATTACCCATGGGTTACCCAGCCGGGCGCGGGGTCAGACCGTCCCGGCCGTCTCGCCGGCACGCGTTCCCGCGCCGCCTGGGGCTGGGCCAGTACCCGCGCGAGCGACTCCACAACCTGCGGGGCGTAATCCCGGGCGGTGCCGAGCCGCAGTTCCTCCAGCGCGCGCGAGGAGCCCTCGGGGCCGGCGTCCCGGCTCTTCTCCTCGTAGGCGTTGACGGCCCGGACGATGCGGGCGGCGAGCGGCTGCTCGGGGTAGGGGTCGGCCTGCCGTTCCACGACGACCGCGACGGCCGGGTCCACCCCGGTCTGCCGGACGACGGCCCCGCCGAGCAGGGCGATGCGCCGCTGCTCGGCGGCGGGCAGGGCGGCGGTGGCGCCGGCCGGGACCGGGTCGACCAGGCTGAGCTGGCCGATGTCGTGCATCAGGGCCGCGTACTCCAGCACGGTCAGCTCCGGCCGGGTCAGCCCGAGGTCCCGGCCGACGGCGAGGCTGAGCGCGGCCACCCTGCGGGCGTGCCCGGCGGGCGTGCAGCCGGCGATCTCGGTGGCGCGGGCCAGCGAGGCGATGGTCTGCCGGTAGGTGGCGCGGACGGCCGCGTACCGGCGCACGGACAGCTGGACGAGCAGCAGCGGCAGGCAGAACACGGGCAGCGCCCACAGCCCGGCGACGGCGACCGCGAGCGCCATCACCGCGCCGGTCGCGACGACGGCGGAGCCGATGCCGGCCAGCCCGCGCACCTCCTCCCGCAGCAGCGGGCCGAACGGCCAGCCGGTGCGGCAGTGGGCCAGCGCGGCGGCCAGCACGGCACCGCACAGGGAGGTCAGGGCCAGCAGGGTGAGCAGCAGCAGGGCGTAGGCGGGCCCGCACCAGGCGGTGAAGACGCCCTGGTTGTACAGCGGTTGGAAGCACAGGGCGGCGAAGCCGACGGTGAGGATCCGGCGGGCCAGGTGGTCGGCCGTGGAGGCGCGGCCGGACCAGATGCGCGGGACGGCGCCGAGCAGCGCGGCGACGAGGACGACCGTGACGACCTGGGCGGCGTCGTGCTGGCTGGGCCGCCCGGCGACGGCGCCCAGCAGGGCGTACGACAGCGAGCCGGCGGCGCCGAGGGGCGCGGCCTGGCGGGCCCGGTCGTCGCTCCACCGGGACAGCTCGCCGACGGCGATGAGCAGCCCGAAGGCGAGCGCGTCACCGCGGTCGGCCAGGCCGGTCCACAGGGTGCCGGCGAGGGAGCCGGCCGCGACGAGGGCTGCGGCGGTGTGGACGAGCCGCAGCACGGTCACCGGTGCGCCCCGGTGCGCGGGGCCCGCTCGGCGGGCGCGGTGCCGTGGGCCGGTTCGTCGGCGGTGACCGCCGGGCGCCAGCCCTCGCGGCGCAGCGCGCGGACCAGCGCGCGCACCATACGGGGGTCGAAGTGCGCGCCGGCGCAGCGCTCCAGCTCGGCGACGGCGGCCTCGACCGGCCGGGCCCGGCTGTAGCAGCGGGTGGAGGTCATGGCGTCGAAGGCGTCCGCGACGGCGACGATCCGGGCGCACTCGGGGATGCGGTCGCCGGCCAGGCCGTAGGGGTAGCCGGTGCCGTCGAGCCGTTCGTGGTGGTGGAGGATGGCCGTGCGGGCCTCGCCGAGGAAGGAGATCCCGCGGACCATCT comes from Streptomyces sp. SCL15-4 and encodes:
- the cyc1 gene encoding epi-isozizaene synthase; protein product: MQAFPHSTTATATAAVVPPSLALPVIESSFPRHLHPYWPKLQEKTRLWLLEKRLMPADKVAEYADGLCYTDLMAGYYLGAPDEVLQAIADYSAWFFVWDDRHDRDIVHGRAADWRRLRHRLHAALDAPRSHLHHPDPLVAGFAESVLRLYGFLSHTWNRRFARHFHAVIEAYDREFRNRAEGHIPAVEEYLALRRLTFAHWIWTDLLEPAAGCELPEAVRKNPVYRRAALLSQEFAAWYNDLCSLPKEIAGDEVHNLGISLVTHAGLTLEEAVDDIRRRVEECVGEFLEAERNALVLARQIDDGTARGRKLGSAVRSCVGNMRNWFSSVYWFHHESGRYMVDSWDDRATPPYVTNEAAGEK
- the def gene encoding peptide deformylase, translated to MAQQDTDQQHAGVLPVDDEGYVVDTENCEEREHAWRERGTSRPITVVGNPVLHKECQDVTEFGEELQQLVADMFASQRTAEGVGLAANQIGVDRKVFVYDCQDDEGVRHVGVVCNPKLVDLPAERRRLDDSNEGCLSVPTAYAALARPDYAEVTGQDERGNPIKVRGTGYFARCLQHETDHLYGYLYIDRLSKRDRKDALRQMAENEPRYPVVAND
- a CDS encoding HD-GYP domain-containing protein, whose protein sequence is MTVLRLVHTAAALVAAGSLAGTLWTGLADRGDALAFGLLIAVGELSRWSDDRARQAAPLGAAGSLSYALLGAVAGRPSQHDAAQVVTVVLVAALLGAVPRIWSGRASTADHLARRILTVGFAALCFQPLYNQGVFTAWCGPAYALLLLTLLALTSLCGAVLAAALAHCRTGWPFGPLLREEVRGLAGIGSAVVATGAVMALAVAVAGLWALPVFCLPLLLVQLSVRRYAAVRATYRQTIASLARATEIAGCTPAGHARRVAALSLAVGRDLGLTRPELTVLEYAALMHDIGQLSLVDPVPAGATAALPAAEQRRIALLGGAVVRQTGVDPAVAVVVERQADPYPEQPLAARIVRAVNAYEEKSRDAGPEGSSRALEELRLGTARDYAPQVVESLARVLAQPQAARERVPARRPGRSDPAPGWVTHG